The following are encoded together in the Plasmodium reichenowi strain SY57 chromosome 3, whole genome shotgun sequence genome:
- a CDS encoding hypothetical protein (conserved Plasmodium protein, unknown function), giving the protein MDPDKNDTKGINNKKEKINNFEENFVRLNEKNVMNDMDEKAENSYHRKKKIKEQDERNNENINYNNVMEYNMECDTLYNKKEVQNIKNNISEKYGIEDYDDYKNNNYGQHHGLDNGSYSCSGNMYNKNYNLLNKVKEKTQNKDDKRLSDTYKVLINLCINEISRNNDQDGINEVYQALKNNNLLIGHNNKICSNNTCSNNTCSNNICSKNNVDINYYNYKKETFDKDSKGNICNNNNNYYYNNLCDGDNSKNEVSYISNKYNSLYNNKDMMMVGMKRKKKLIYSDEECDKYKKKKMCIKKNDIECDMLHIFKNVINILTCKYPEHNIKEYFFNSHNKLKEEYENNKNKSIQLSSSYCNRFNNVYNKIKNKIFFSRNDLRKKSHIHIRYKYDVFNYCLKNIKRNITILSHYLPHKKEYDYITKIRFDEYCENIITSGKDGFIKIYHLITGNIIMCIRAHNYSITDFDIHKSNRYMISCDEKGIVKFWFLDKYMHKLLFTYRRTFFMKNVKFFYNITHKNVKSSQSYVDKKYGLLHNHYNNNYDNNYDNNCHNNYDNNCHNNYHNHYHKHYSCGGRNSCPYYKTYALCSTNTYFFIIKFDDLNNDYQIIKSINTMPMDNVKFFPYLQFSYSLNYNISPYVYNKLIISKNPIKELKNSYLIFINTQKDTNDKCNENNNDHNINGNGRKKKLNFLLLTTKKIYDDHDEHMSITPDDVEITKYVNKVSDEIYNNIHTEDVIELAYNKGDQKKKKLNEQDNSYRKIFQFFEINILQNVKNNIGFVMFKTFEDFKEEIFLFLFSNTSANFITVQTNGSIYMWNFKKYLSDLNKYKKKNNNIKKKNNNIKKKNNINNNNINNNNNNNNNNNPSYCNKYHYSDVKKEKKKISICCFYTSLYVEYMMESSAMHEHAKTKNKNENVLNEINKENKNDLFIISSTSCSSYYYSSSDYDDRRSDNTLDDGGKGNGNYSDDSLGRMGRNMGNDFIGRNNNNNNMRIMNDDVNNAHNNICNKRDRVDYGFLDREEGNNKSEGCIIKNLEHISRMDKNKDKRGKISNYDKYNNNNIYNNNNIYNNNNNNIYNTKYCENNFLKKTNICNKCSNEKKCIHTLNNEKTNNKSKLRAKKLHYKISNISLNISDEYLIVADGITNKSNSSKDINNAVTMRTNISIFNTKTYEETKFFDLKKCDSYVSFIEPNPFYKDIILFGCFRKYIYLLNVEKKKIIKKFSYDSDLKNFYAEWNKNGYFFIVSHNFGYFSIFTLNRNSCYKFTLREQITSTQICFLNDLNANENMEDYDNVNVMSDVYVYDSVSGMNESNRVLPVGGVSTSNNNLMNMRGTRLTRSSRNNGNNNNNNNNNNNNNNRSSNNNSSSNNRSGHRLTRGGNKIDRTSNSDDELEIISRNNVNNTNDPDTNNNNNNNNNNNNNNNNNKDEQNNLSYKSSSKRKKKIIEESSDYASSEKTIYTLYTDSNSRCSNQNYKKNKNKRNKHNKDTVHGNNPLGDINTQKNKQENNRININKNDDVQEDDLLNDEVKIIENGKNTFGKKTKQRFLNNNKQTVINLECISNNNDEVINVEDVHRETQKNKNKIKTKKRNNNNNNNNNNYDDGGVGVGVGVGFCVGEDEDEDEIINIDHIINTSSSFNSKDNIYKKNKKVSKNLKKRNSEPDCIIHINDSSFMGNKDDAFVLDDDDEIKSNNNNNNNDDDNNNNYYCQNERCDEQWEHPNKRSSFVKKSKIRRKYKKEEKEITEICDDKKEEEISSNDDSFFDNQSSISFLSDDSKCDNYTDWLNYTSDGSYTSYIKKNYKNWKIGKIGKIEKIGKIEKIGKIEKIEQIEKIEQIEKIEKIEKIEQNNNKSSDSMSNISWSSDNDQDLSNDYIKNVKGYLFRKDNIREDFCVKDNNMNNCLKHLGCYYKDSCSNNLKDIDWSVLSQNNNYCNNKYIYANDYMNTCMYQNVYRNNKSGSLIYTKKKKRRCASEESKPILNNFNNMNVLVDKKFKIYEQELQPLLPRFSSFNSCENYLDFLKNEKIDPIHIYISYYKYIYGKLKNRDNSYKNILIYDILYKVLQNYRKRMSLYNIKIDNTNEGNVNNIHCDKFMKSSSIKQIDYFNGPSPKDHCIMSKNVILKDEYKNDLGSLGEKGIVMCDESTCCHYKKDKEVDLKIDPLLEKLNKYIEFYKKGNVEKYKQNYINLMKIYKIYNRFVNKTDDVICSNNFIYNNKKNKNDYGNYNIPRNHKNDYDLLYASIFYRFLKRLPCKEEENIDNFIYYNRDMICKKNKNKYNNKEKKRKRLKDYLQAYLIHYERVHQKKEDWDYILFLYTSNNTMVYMNNYTKKKILETLEEKYKKNLIREKFNMLHNYPLKGRNCIIKNVDQLIACQYVNPYSVYIRSPVDNYDYINIQSFDNSFVSNYSRYNDFFTMFRNNVYNNINNNMNNNNNNNNNNNNNNNNNNFNTSINYEHIASSARNTEIAVISEGSSMFTSDQSANYFSEDEEEDDDDYYDDDYYDDDYDDDDDEDYVDDDFYNDEYTYTNPAYYYNRRYTRNRTRRTSQRTRNNRRNNNNNNNNNNRKSRKRSARTNRKKNERTKKKNLENSLNVRKSDRLRNKEQNKKEENNNNNNNNNNNNAVFRNSSNSRYRYNTRSSNINRDHLI; this is encoded by the coding sequence atggatcccgataaaaatgatacaAAGGggataaataataaaaaagagaaaataaataattttgagGAAAATTTTGTTAGgttaaatgaaaaaaatgttatgaATGATATGGATGAGAAAGCTGAAAATAGTTATCatagaaagaaaaaaataaaagaacaaGATGAAAGgaataatgaaaatattaattataataatgtaatGGAATATAATATGGAATGTGACAcgttatataataagaaagaagttcaaaatataaagaataatatatcagAGAAATATGGAATTGAAGATTATGATgattataagaataataattatggTCAACATCATGGTCTTGATAATGGTTCATATAGTTGCTCGGgtaatatgtataataagaattataatttgttaaataaagtaaaagaaaaaacacAGAATAAAGATGATAAGAGGCTAAGTGATACGTACAAagtattaataaatttgtgtataaatgaaataagTAGAAATAATGATCAAGATGGGATAAATGAGGTTTATCAAGcgttaaaaaataataaccTATTAATTGgacataataataaaatatgtagtaataatacttgtagtaataatacatgtagtaataatatatgtagtaaaaataatgttgatataaattattacaattataaaaaagaaacattCGATAAAGATAGCAAAGgtaatatatgtaataataataataattattattataacaattTATGTGATGGAGATAATAGTAAAAATGAAGTAAGTTATATTTcgaataaatataattctttatataataataaagatatgATGATGGTAGGTatgaaaaggaaaaagaaattaatatatagtGATGAAGAATgtgataaatataaaaagaaaaagatgTGTATAAAAAAGAACGATATTGAATGTGATAtgttacatatatttaagaatgtaataaatattttaacatGTAAATATCCtgaacataatataaaagaatatttttttaatagtCATAATAAACTAAAAGAAGAATATGAgaataataagaataagTCTATACAATTATCAAGTTCTTATTGTAATAGATTTAATAATgtgtataataaaataaagaataaaatatttttttctagAAACGACTTAAGGAAGAAAAGtcatatacatataagatataaatatgatgtatttaattattgtttaaaaaatataaaaagaaatataacaatattatcACATTATTTACCacataaaaaagaatatgattatataacaaaaataagGTTTGATGAATATtgtgaaaatataataacatcAGGAAAAGATGGttttatcaaaatatatcatttaataacaggaaatataataatgtgtATACGAGCACATAATTATTCCATAACAGATTTTGATATACATAAATCAAATAGATATATGATATCATGTGATGAAAAGGGTATAGTAAAATTTTGGTTTCTTGATAAGTATATGCATAAATTATTGTTTACATATAGAAGAACcttttttatgaaaaatgtaaagtttttttacaatataACGCATAAAAATGTTAAGTCGTCCCAAAGTTATGTGGATAAGAAGTATGGTTTGTTGCATAATCattacaataataattatgataataattatgataataattgccataataattatgataataattgCCATAATAATTACCATAACCATTACCATAAACATTATAGTTGTGGAGGTAGGAATTCTTGTCCTTACTATAAGACATATGCGCTGTGTTCTActaatacatatttttttattataaaatttgaTGATTTAAATAACGATTATCAAATTATAAAATCTATTAATACCATGCCCATGGATAATGTGAAATTTTTTCCATATCTTCAATTCTCCTATTCATTAAATTATAACATATCTCCTTATGTATATAACAAGTTGATAATATCGAAGAATCCTATAAAAGAACTAAAAAACAgttatttaatatttattaatacacAGAAAGATACAAATGACAAAtgtaatgaaaataataatgatcataatataaatggGAATGGTCGTAAGAAGAAGCTGaactttttattattaacgACAAAGAAAATTTATGATGATCATGATGAACACATGAGTATTACTCCTGATGATGTTGAAATTACcaaatatgtaaataaagTTAGTGATgagatatataataatatacatacagAAGATGTTATTGAATTAGCTTATAATAAAGGAgatcaaaaaaaaaagaaattaaatGAACAAGATAATTcttatagaaaaatatttcaattttttgaaataaatattttacagaatgtaaaaaataatataggTTTTGTTATGTTTAAAACGTTTGAGGATTTTAAAGaggaaatatttttattcttattttcaAATACATCAGCGAATTTTATAACTGTTCAAACTAATGGatccatatatatgtggaattttaaaaagtatTTAAGTGatttgaataaatataaaaaaaaaaataataatataaaaaaaaaaaataataatataaaaaaaaaaaataatataaataataataatataaataataataataataataataataataataatcccagttattgtaataaatatcattataGTGATGTAAAAaaggagaaaaaaaaaatatccaTCTGTTGTTTTTATACTTCTCTTTATGTTGAATATATGATGGAGTCTTCAGCAATGCATGAACATGcaaaaacaaaaaacaaaaacGAGAATGTGTTgaatgaaataaataaagaaaataagaatgatctgtttattatatcttcaACATCTTGTTCGTCCTATTATTATTCGTCTAGTGATTATGATGACCGGCGTAGTGATAATACATTAGATGATGGAGGCAAAGGAAATGGTAATTATTCAGATGATTCTTTAGGAAGAATGGGAAGGAATATGGGGAATGACTTTATTggaagaaataataataataataacatgaGAATAATGAATGATGATGTTAATAATgcacataataatatttgtaataaGAGGGATCGTGTGGATTATGGTTTCTTAGATAGGGAGGaaggaaataataaaagtgaagggtgtattataaaaaatttagaaCATATTTCTAGAAtggataaaaataaagataaaagAGGTAAAATTAgtaattatgataaatataataataataatatatataataataataatatatataataataataataataatatatataatactaaATATTGTGagaataattttttaaaaaaaacgAACATTTGTAATAAATGTTCAAATGAGAAGAAATGTATTCATACATTAAATAAcgaaaaaacaaataataaatcaaaattaCGAGCAAAGAAATtacattataaaataagtaATATATCCTTGAATATATCTGACGAATATTTAATTGTTGCAGATGgtataacaaataaatcTAATTCGTCgaaagatataaataatgcTGTTACCATGAGAActaatatatctatatttaaTACAAAGACTTATGAAGAAACAAAATTTTTTGATTTAAAGAAATGTGATAGTTATGTTAGTTTTATAGAACCTAATCCATTTTACaaagatataatattatttggTTGTTTTcgaaaatatatatatttattaaatgttgaaaaaaaaaaaattataaaaaaattttcatatgatagtgatttaaaaaatttctATGCAGAATGGAATAAAAACGGATACTTTTTTATAGTATCTCATAATTTTGGTTACTTTTCTATATTTACGTTAAATAGAAATTCTTGTTATAAATTTACATTACGTGAACAGATAACATCTACACAAATATGTTTTCTAAATGATTTGAATGCAAATGAAAATATGGAAGATTATGATAATGTTAATGTTATGTCGGATGTTTATGTGTATGATTCTGTTAGTGGTATGAACGAATCTAACCGTGTTCTTCCGGTAGGGGGTGTGTCTAcatctaataataatcttATGAATATGAGGGGGACACGTCTCACAAGGTCCAGCCGCAACAATggaaataataacaacaacaataataataataataataataataatagaagtagtaataataatagtagtagtaataatCGTAGCGGACATAGACTCACCAGGGGAGGAAACAAAATCGACCGAACCTCCAATAGTGATGACGAACTAGAGATTATTTCAAGAaataatgttaataatacaaaCGATCCAGATACAAACaataacaacaacaacaacaataataataataataataataataataataaagatgaaCAGAATAATTTAAGTTATAAGTCCTCTAgtaaaaggaaaaagaaaatcaTCGAAGAAAGTTCAGATTACGCAAGCTCAGAAAAAACTATATATACCTTATATACAGATAGCAATTCAAGATGCTCCAATcaaaattacaaaaaaaataaaaataaaaggaaCAAACATAATAAGGATACTGTACACGGTAACAATCCCTTAGGAGATATAAACACacaaaaaaacaaacaagaaaataacagaattaatattaataaaaatgatgatgtTCAGGAGGATGATCTGCTAAATGATGAAGTGAAAATTATAGAAAATGGAAAGAATACATTTGGaaagaaaacaaaacaaagattcttaaataataataagcAGACTGTTATTAATTTGGAATGTATTTCGAATAATAACGACGAAGTTATTAATGTTGAGGATGTGCATAGAGAAACGCAAAAGAAcaagaataaaataaaaacaaaaaagagaaataataataataataataataataataattatgatgatgGAGGTGTAGGTGTAGGTGTGGGTGTGGGTTTTTGTGTGGGTGAGGATGAGGATGAGGATGAAATTATCAACATTgatcatattattaatacaagttcatcatttaattcaaaagataatatatataagaaaaataaaaaagtttcaaagaatttaaaaaaaagaaattcAGAACCTGACtgtattattcatattaacGATAGTAGTTTCATGGGGAATAAAGATGACGCGTTTGTTTTAGATGACGACGATGAAATAAAGAgtaacaacaacaataataataatgatgatgataataataataattattattgtcaGAATGAAAGATGTGATGAACAATGGGAGCACCCAAATAAACGATCCAGTTTTGttaaaaaaagtaaaatacgaagaaagtataaaaaggaagaaaaggaaataaCAGAAATATGTGATGATAAAAAGGAAGAGGAAATTTCAAGTAATGATGATTCTTTTTTTGATAATCAGAGTTCAATTAGTTTTCTTAGTGATGATTCGAAATGTGATAATTATACAGACTGGTTAAATTATACCTCAGATGGTAGTTATACATCatatattaagaaaaattataaaaattggAAAATTGGGAAAATTGGgaaaattgaaaaaattggaaaaattgaaaaaattggaaaaattgaaaaaattgaacaaattgaaaaaattgaacaaattgaaaaaattgaaaaaattgaaaaaattgaacaaaataataataaaagtagTGATAGTATGTCCAACATATCTTGGAGTTCCGATAATGATCAGGATTTATCaaatgattatattaaaaatgtgaaaggttatttatttagaaaagataatataagaGAGGATTTCTGTGTgaaagataataatatgaataattgTTTAAAGCATTTAGgttgttattataaagaTTCATGTAGTAATAATTTGAAAGATATAGATTGGTCAGTCTTATCAcagaataataattattgtaataataaatatatatatgcaaaTGATTATATGAATACTTGTATGTACCAAAATGTttatagaaataataaatcaggttctttaatatatactaaaaagaagaaaagaagATGTGCCTCGGAAGAAAGTAAACCTATACTTAACAATTTTAATAACATGAATGTTCTTGTTGATAagaaatttaaaatatacgAGCAAGAATTGCAACCTTTACTTCCTCGTTTTTCTAGTTTTAATTCGTGTGAAAATTATTTagattttttaaaaaatgaaaaaatagatccgatacatatttatataagttattataaatatatatatggaaaattaaaaaatagaGATAACAgttataagaatatattgatatatgacatattatataaggTATTACAAAATTATAGAAAGAGAATgtctttatataatataaaaatagataATACGAACGAGGGgaatgtaaataatattcattgTGATAAATTTATGAAATCTAGTAGTATAAAACAAATTGATTATTTTAATGGGCCTTCACCTAAAGATCACTGTATTATGTCAAAGAATGTAATTCTTAAAGATGAGTATAAGAATGATTTGGGTTCATTAGGTGAGAAAGGAATAGTTATGTGTGATGAATCTACATGTTGTCATTAcaaaaaagataaagaGGTTGATTTAAAAATCGATCCCTTGttagaaaaattaaataaatatattgaattttataaaaaggGGAATGTAGAAAAgtataaacaaaattatataaatttaatgaaaatatataaaatatataatcgTTTTGTTAACAAAACAGATGATGTAATATGttcaaataattttatatataataataagaagaaCAAGAATGATTATGGTAATTACAATATACCTAGaaatcataaaaatgattatgATCTGTTGTATGCTTCAATTTTTTATCGTTTTTTAAAAAGGTTACCGTGtaaagaagaagaaaatattgataattttatttattataatagaGACATGATTTGTAagaagaataaaaataaatataataataaagaaaagaaaagaaaaagattAAAAGATTATTTACAAGCATATTTAATACATTATGAAAGGGTACATCAAAAGAAAGAAGATTGGGATtatatcttatttttatatacaagtaataatacaatggtatatatgaataattatacaaaaaagaaaatattagaaaccttagaagaaaaatacaaaaaaaatttaataagaGAAAAGTTTAATATGTTACATAATTATCCTTTAAAAGGTAGAAATTGTATTATAAAGAATGTTGATCAATTAATAGCATGTCAATATGTGAATCCATATTCTGTATATATAAGATCTCCTGTGGataattatgattatattaatatacaGAGTTTTGATAATTCCTTTGTTTCAAACTATTCTAGATATAATGATTTCTTTACGATGTTTAGAAATAAtgtgtataataatattaacaataatatgaacaataataataacaacaacaacaataataataataataataataataataattttaatacTTCTATAAATTATGAACATATAGCTAGTTCAGCTAGAAATACAGAAATAGCTGTAATAAGTGAGGGCTCTTCTATGTTTACAAGTGATCAGTCAGcaaattatttttctgaggacgaagaagaagatgacgatgattattatgacgatgattattatgatgacgattatgatgatgatgatgatgagGATTATGTAGATGatgatttttataatgatgaatatacatatacaaaCCCGgcatattattacaatcGAAGATATACAAGAAATAGAACTCGACGTACATCACAGCGTACAAGAAATAAtagaagaaataataataacaacaataataataataataggaAGTCAAGAAAAAGATCTGCTAGAACGAataggaaaaaaaatgaaagaacaaaaaaaaaaaacctAGAAAATTCTTTAAATGTAAGGAAAAGTGATAGACTAAGGAATAAAGAACagaataaaaaagaagaaaataataataacaacaacaataataataataataatgcaGTCTTTAGAAACTCATCAAATTCGAGATATAGATATAATACCAGATCTTCTAACATTAACCGTGATCATCTCATATGA
- a CDS encoding cyclic amine resistance locus protein, putative, whose translation MNRITLYDFIIDEIKGGTHYERYYSDSDCSEEECKEDENVSKNINDNKEKNNNDEYKYDFYKFLDNIFKANTIPDNALDHMLNVPFFFEKLMSFSFLLCLDNILYDITFMPIQVARSICLLISLFFKNASRNIMNIFYNFKNYKFYKYAVNNYKDPKKKYKVRVIKNLNKSSYIKRKENDHMYESKYIKEKSLDESSILYKKLSRNLFSFHYLNGSRFSMNASHSDDIWVDMHLEKRVHVNNNNNNNYDDDNNNNNNNNNNDKEFNKSVEKQENDEHKNNICDNITCSMKKKNIGKYFLYNRKRKMSSYNKDLKSELLKCGHKYSVLKSREDIKLLRSKSIMLNYVNNNNDDEEKGQGQGKKYINNIKYLKNEIKLNYYFKYKGNLINDSYYSDTIYDMEKENWTKHKKNKKKINEIYNTTKKQKKNFFIHFFIILFCFGKNILQNIKYLMNYIFIKIVYFFHIHKLYTFPIYNKDERKKKKKMYTQSFEMNFHNTRNNIRNKQMVDFSDIHNRRGLLKIDYEQGGEIHRLNSVHFEDNEEHISSDLFIKHMYKSNEVDMGKCLNMSNKEKTKQNNKNMRNLLMCAKRVIGRNNKLCASKNDHIDTNKRENYSNEFLDNKFEASCEQYEKDKDTKMNDPNNNMDNNMDNNMENNMENNMENNMENNMENNMENNMDNNNDNNNDNHIIMSDVMNNSSCCTTEKHNNSDLLNMKENDNMFNACSHNNDDKIIKKCCHDLKYKKDNKNCNTFMVNEINNDDKFINDTNKCNPFLVKSFYNDEKYKKSNGAFIKLNENNKKDSKNMKNKKNINNLQNMNKIKDMKKKLFKEHLNSLKLSFPEYSGIIRLSLILICIYIFSFVDTSRIYHYIRAQPFMKLYVVLNMLEILERLLRSLGKDLIDNMIRTFIRIINLRSYICIIRNNYNEKASINSNSNYINYVHNDNYGVNSYIYKNEDNNNELITFDNTRHINVFTNKSKDNLLNNNNNNNLNYMNYMYKDSVIKNKHEYENGYVTNMHKDIFSNNFYMNNIRDHADSFYCQNEINSFNLNKNKENNVGFFNNENDKKKNNKSKISILFPFYSVVLKFTIQYIFVLAYILIHAFMHLVRFLSLNIAINSSE comes from the exons ATGAACAGGATTACGCTTTACGATTTTATAATTGACGAAATAAAAGGAGGAACACATTATGAAAGATATTATAGTGATAGTGATTGTTCAGAAGAAGAATGTAAAGAAGATGAAAATGTttctaaaaatataaatgataataaagaaaagaataataatgatgaatataaatatgatttttacaaatttctggataatatttttaaagcAAATACTATACCAGATAATGCATTAGATCATATGTTAAATgtaccttttttttttgagaAACTAATGAgtttttcatttcttttatgTTTAGATAATATACTATACGATATAACGTTTATGCCCATACAA GTTGCACGATCCATATGCCTTCTGATtagtttattttttaagaaCGCTAGTCGtaatattatgaacattttttataattttaaaaattacaagttttataaatatgcGGTGAATAATTACAAAGACCcaaagaagaaatataagGTGAGGGTTATAAagaatttaaataaatcgtcatatattaaaagaaaagaaaatgatcATATGTATGAAAGCAAATATATTAAGGAGAAGTCCCTTGATGAATCttctattttatataagaaattatCAAGGAATTTGTTTTCGTTTCATTATCTTAATGGTTCTCGCTTTAGCATGAACGCTTCTCATTCGGATGACATATGGGTAGACATGCATTTAGAAAAAAGGGTAcatgttaataataataataataataattatgatgatgataataataataataataataataataataatgataaagaatttaataaaagtgtagaaaaacaagaaaatgatgagcataaaaataatatatgtgataACATTACTTGTAgtatgaaaaagaaaaatatcgggaaatattttttgtataatagaaagagaaaaatgtcaagttataataaagatTTAAAAAGTGAATTGTTGAAATGTGGTCATAAATACAGTGTATTGAAATCAAGGGAAGACATAAAATTGTTAAGGTCGAAGTCTATTATGTtaaattatgtaaataataataatgatgatgaagaaaaagGACAAGGACAAggaaagaaatatataaataatataaaatatttaaaaaacgaaataaaattaaattattattttaagTATAAAGGGAATTTGATAAATGATTCATATTATAGTGATACTATTTATGATAtggaaaaagaaaattgGACAAagcataaaaaaaataaaaagaaaataaatgaaatatataatacaacgaaaaaacaaaaaaaaaatttctttatacatttttttattattttattttgttttggtaaaaatatattacaaaatattaaatatctaatgaattatatatttataaaaattgtgtacttttttcatatccataaattatacacatttcctatttataataaagatgagaggaaaaaaaaaaaaaaaatgtatacaCAATCATTTGAAATGAATTTTCATAATAcaagaaataatataagaaataaacAGATGGTTGATTTTTCTGATATACACAATAGGAGAggtttattaaaaatagaTTATGAACAAGGAGGTGAAATACATAGGTTGAACTCTGTACATTTTGAAGATAATGAAGAGCATATCTCTTCCGACCTTTTTATAAAGCATATGTATAAATCAAATGAAGTAGATATGGGCAAATGTTTGAATATGTCTAATAAGGagaaaacaaaacaaaataataagaacaTGAGAAATTTATTAATGTGTGCAAAACGTGTTATAGGTAGGAACAATAAATTGTGTGCAAGCAAAAATGATCATATTGATACGAACAAAAGAGAAAATTATTCTAATGAATTTTTAGATAATAAATTTGAAGCATCTTGTGAGCAGTATGAGAAGGATAAGGATACAAAAATGAATGATCCTAACaataatatggataataatatggataataatatggaaaataatatggaaaataatatggaaaataatatggaaaataatatggaaaataatatggaaaataatatggacaataataatgataataataatgacaatcatattattatgagTGATGTAATGAATAACTCTAGTTGTTGTACAACCgaaaaacataataattcCGATCTTCTCAATATGAAggaaaatgataatatgtTCAATGCATGTTCgcataataatgatgacaaaataattaaaaaatgttgCCATGATTTGAAGTacaaaaaagataataaaaattgtaataCCTTTATGGTAAATGAGATcaataatgatgataaatttataaatgatacaaataaatgtaaCCCATTTTTAGTTAAAAGCTTTTATAACgatgaaaaatataaaaagagTAATGGTgcttttattaaattaaacgaaaataataagaaggattcaaagaatatgaaaaataaaaaaaatataaataatttacaaaatatgaataaaataaaagatatgaaaaaaaaactttttAAAGAGCATTTAAattctttaaaattatcattTCCTGAATATAGTGGTATAATTAGGTTATCTTTAATATTGATTTgtatttacattttttcatttgttGATACATCTAGAATCtatcattatataagaGCCCAGCCTTTTATGAAATTATATGTGgttttaaatatgttaGAAATTTTAGAGAGATTATTGAGATCTTTAGGAAAAGATTTGATTGATAATATGATAAGAACGTTTATAAGGATAATTAATTTGAGGtcatatatttgtattataagaaataaCTATAACGAGAAAGCTAGTATaaatagtaatagtaactatataaattatgtacataatgataattatgGAGTAAATAgttatatttacaaaaacgaagacaataataatgaattaaTTACCTTTGATAATACTAGGCATATTAACGtatttacaaataaaaGTAAAGATAATCttcttaataataataataataataatttgaattatatgaattatatgtataaagATAGTGTTATTAAGAATAAACATGAATACGAAAATGGTTACGTTACTAATATGCATAAAGA